Proteins from one Podospora pseudocomata strain CBS 415.72m chromosome 4, whole genome shotgun sequence genomic window:
- a CDS encoding hypothetical protein (COG:S; EggNog:ENOG503NYIS), which yields MTLTAPKPDNHSGTEAKSTSATQHRDYSSLPDVTTHDRTSFPYILSKNVSVPVSGLATGPGLIRCNIYRPHDSDTNPVPVLVTYGPYGKDISYSEFNPKSFSEVNPAHKSVHSCWETPDPSFWTAHSYALLRADELGTGQSPGFLDTMSRSTSEAFATLITWASSQPWSTGKVGLLGVSYYAGSQWRVAARQPTGLAAIIPWEGMSDYYRDRCRHGGIYSDGFVRWWWERQVVGNQYGLANRRGGKTVDENGEKEKGELERERRDQTVDNRENRYRDEGYYREKEYDMGDITVPVLSVGNWGGILLHLRGNIQGYLHAGSEKKFLRMITGRHDLPFYYDEEVEVQRSFLDAFLKGEDGGGWTDGRRARVDLVIRRGDAGVNDAQRERDTFERREEEEWPIERTEYARFYLSGDMAMARMDNWVHEGGQKKLGYRALGTVDESQGLTFKTVPSDMGPGQEMEITGHIVAHLNVSVSPDVGGPTPSDIDLFLTLRHIGKDGKEIFYTGTAGDPVPLTKGWLRVSLRKVNEKHPKHQPWLPHRDYTSRDVLPVIQGEVYAVDVEMWPTCVVLQEGESLALEVASGDTQGSGIFLHNDAVDRSPDIFQGTNYVHISKQYANYLLLPVIPRKEDVGHV from the exons ATGACCCTTACAGCCCCCAAGCCAGACAACCACTCCGGCACCGAAGCCAAGTCCACTTCGGCCACCCAACACCGCGATTAcagctccctccccgacGTCACAACCCACGACcgcacctccttcccctaCATCCTTTCCAAGAATGTATCCGTCCCCGTGTCCGGCCTGGCCACTGGCCCCGGACTGATCCGGTGCAACATCTACCGCCCTCACGACTCCGACACGAACCCCGTCCCGGTATTGGTAACCTACGGCCCATACGGGAAGGATATTTCCTATAGCGA GTTCAACCCCAAATCCTTCTCCGAAGTCAACCCAGCCCACAAATCCGTTCACTCTTGTTGG GAAACCCCCGACCCCTCATTCTGGACCGCCCACTCCTACGCCCTCCTCCGCGCGGACGAGCTCGGAACAGGGCAATCCCCCGGCTTTCTGGATACAATGTCCCGCTCCACCTCGGAAGCCTTCGCCACCCTGATAACCTGGGCCTCGTCCCAGCCCTGGTCCACGGGAAAGGTAGGCTTGCTAGGCGTGTCTTACTACGCCGGCTCCCAATGGCGAGTAGCTGCCCGCCAACCGACAGGTCTAGCAGCCATTATCCCGTGGGAGGGAATGAGCGATTACTACCGTGACCGGTGCCGGCACGGGGGGATATACAGTGATGGGTTTgtcaggtggtggtgggagaggcaGGTTGTTGGTAACCAGTACGGACTCGCGAAcagaaggggggggaagacGGTGGATGAAAatggggagaaggaaaagggggagttggagagggagaggagggatcAGACAGTTGATAACCGAGAGAATAGGTACCGGGATGAGGGGTACTATCGGGAAAAGGAGTACGATATGGGGGATATTACCGTCCCAGTTTTGAGCGTGGGAAACTGGGGTGGGATTTTGCTGCATTTGAGGGGGAACATACAGGGGTATCTACATGCGGGGAGCGAAAAGAAGTTTTTGAGGATGATCACCGGGAGGCATGACCTGCCGTTTTAttatgatgaggaggtggaggtgcaGAGGAGCTTTTTGGATGCGTTTCtcaagggggaggatggagggggttggactgatgggaggagggcgagggttgATTTGGTGATACGGAGAGGGGATGCGGGCGTTAATGATGCCCAGCGGGAGAGGGACACGtttgagaggagagaggaggaggagtggccGATTGAGAGGACGGAGTATGCGAGGTTTTATCTTTCAGGGGACATGGCCATGGCCAGAATGGACAACTGGGTTCACGAAGGGGGGCAAAAAAAGCTGGGATATCGGGCCTTGGGGACGGTTGATGAATCTCAGGGGCTGACGTTCAAGACTGTCCCTTCTGACATGGGTCCAGGGCAAGAGATGGAGATTACAGGGCACATTGTCGCCCATCTCAACGTTTCTGTCTCCCCTGATGTGGGCGGACCAACGCCGTCGGATATCGACTTGTTCCTGACGCTTCGCCATATTGgcaaggatggcaaggagATCTTTTACACGGGCACGGCGGGCGATCCTGTGCCTTTGACCAAGGGGTGGCTCAGGGTATCACTGAGAAAGGTCAACGAGAAACACCCAAAGCATCAGCCGTGGCTGCCGCATCGGGATTACACCAGCAGGGATGTACTCCCCGTGATTCAAGGCGAGGTCTACGCTGTTGACGTGGAGATGTGGCCGACTTGCGTTGTTCTTCAAGAAGGGGAGAgcttggctttggaggtggcGTCGGGGGATACCCAGGGGTCTGGGATATTCTTACACAATGATGCTGTGGACAG ATCTCCGGATATCTTCCAAGGCACAAATTACGTCCATATTTCGAAGCAGTATGCGAACTATCTGCTGTTGCCGGTAATACCCAGAAAAGAGGATGTAGGGCATGTTTGA